In Geotalea uraniireducens, the genomic window AACGCAAATTTGCGACACGCTAAATATTGCTCTAACAAAAGGGATTAATTCCATCAAAGAAAATAATTTACGTAAAATTGGAGTTACACATTTAACTAATTTCGGCTGGTGGCCTGAGATGTTTTCAAATGTTTGAACTATAAAATTTGTGTCAATAACAGTAAAACTGTTACAGTTCAACAAATTAATTAACTGATGTGGCCAGAAATTTCTTGCTTCATAATCAAACAACTTCGTACCAATAAATAACGGTAAGTAAGGAATTCCTGGAAAAGCATGAGGGATTTTAATTCCAAGTAGTTTCAATCTAACCTCATGTGTTTCAAATGGGTAAAAACGGTTCGGTGAAAAAACGACTAAAACGCCGTCCTGTTTCAACACACGATTTATTTCTGCAAGAGAAGCCTCAATATTCGGAACATGCTCTAATACTTCATTCAGCAAAACGACATCAAAATTGTTATCAGGGAACGGAAGAACACTAATGTCCCCACATAAAATTCTTGAAGCATACTCAGGATTAGCCTTCCTGAATATATTCACTTTATTATCAAAATATTCAACCCCCCAAGCGTCAACTCCTAACCCAAGTAAGCTAACTAAATATTGTCCACTACCACACCCAGCATCCAATACTCTAGCATTTGGCAAAGTAATATATTTAGTCAGAATAGACAATCGCTTATGAAGGTTAAGAGTAGCTCCAGTATCTCCACCGCTAGGACAAATATCTTTATATGACTTCTTATTATGTTGAGAATTCATAGGCACCCATCTTGATTCAATTTTATCACGATAAACTAACCGCTTATTGTATTAACTTGTGATTTTTTTGTATAATTCAAAAAAGCACCTATTGTCATAAAAATTGGAATCATTACTTGATAAAAATATGTTGGATTTGAAAACTGTAAACTTGTTTGCATACTAACTATCAAAACAAATGTTAAAAAAAACAGCCTCTTGTCAAAATTATTGACACATCGTTGGTATGATTTTACAAGAAAAATATAATAACCAACAAAATATAACAACATCCCAACAATACCAGTTTCAGTAAATAACCATAATATCTCAAAGTGTGGGCCTACACCAACAAATCCGGTCATTTTTTCAAACCATAAGGAAAAGTCACCTAGGCCCAATCCGGTAAAAATATCAACAAAACGAAACTGTGACCAAACTGTGTCCAATATCAATAGTCTAAATATAGTCGATGAATCAGATTGCAACTCATTTGAATTAAATATAAATCTGTGACTTAAATCAGACAATCGAAAAATATAAAAAGCGGCCAAAATAAATATCGTAACAACGATAAACATGCCAATAGATTTACGCCTAGTTCTTGACACTGTCAGCAAATATATTAACACAAAAACAACAAATACAATTAATATAAACCTAGTTTTTGTTAGCAGTATTGTCACAAAAGCTAGAAAAGCAATTAAAATAGTTCTAGCAAGCTTATTATAATTAAAGAAAATGCAACCCACTGCTGTTACATATATTGCACTTGCCAAACCAGGAGCACTACCTACTGATCCAACAACTCGCATAGCAGAATTAATATTCATACTACGGCCAGTTAATAAATCAACAAGTGCCGAAAGGGCATATATTACAAATGTCAATATAAAATATTTATTTAACAAATATACTGATTCTTTGATATTATAAAACAAGACCACTATTGTCCCATAAATAAACCAACGTACCCCTGTTGGGGTATATGCAATATAAGGGTTTTTTATAATCGATACTATTAAACCAAATATAACAAAAATGAATATTGGTACAATCAATTTTGGAATAGCAATTCTTCTAATTAACAACAATCTAAATAATAATAATGTCAATATTACCAATATCACTATAAACCTGAAAACACTATCTACAGATTGCCCATCGTCATTTACGCTAACAAAAAAATAACCTGGCAGTGCTACAACAATAGCAAATATAATAATAAAAATATGGTCTGTTCTAGATATAATACTTTTCACAATAGTTATTGACCGGTTAAATCATAAAATAACCTTCAAGAATCTTATCGACCACAACATTTACTCCGTCAGTATTTTCATATGAATGCATAACTACATCTCTGTCTGGTGTAATCAGCCCCAATATACTAATGTCGTTTGACTTTATGTAATAGTCGTCATCACTAAAAATGGAGTTTCGAGCAAGGTCAATATTCTTAGTATATATCAATACAGGCAAATTTAACTGTTTAGCTTCATACGCAACAGTTGAGACAGATGTGACAACCACTGTAGCCCATGATAAATCATCAAGAAGTAAATTTTCTTTAAAACTCAAATTAACATTTGGCGGGTAAGCAAATTTCAAATATTCATCTTGTGACTCTCGTGGATGGACTCGTATTCTAAAATTTACATCTGGGTGGTTATACGCATATTCACTCAGATCAACAATATCCATCCATTGCTTTTTAGCTAGATCTACTTCACCATGCCAGATAAAAGCGCTTGTTATGTATAACACATTAAATCCACTATGTTCTCTACATTGGCAGTACTCTGAAACTAACGATCGAATCCTCGGAAGGATTATAGTTTGAATTTCTTTATTAACCTGGGCTGTTAAAACTTTTTTAACATAATCATCCATAACATAAATTTGATCAACTGAAGAATGCCCAACGTGTGAAGGTAAAAGCCAATCAACATTAAGTAATTCACCTAAAACAAATAAATATT contains:
- a CDS encoding class I SAM-dependent methyltransferase — its product is MNSQHNKKSYKDICPSGGDTGATLNLHKRLSILTKYITLPNARVLDAGCGSGQYLVSLLGLGVDAWGVEYFDNKVNIFRKANPEYASRILCGDISVLPFPDNNFDVVLLNEVLEHVPNIEASLAEINRVLKQDGVLVVFSPNRFYPFETHEVRLKLLGIKIPHAFPGIPYLPLFIGTKLFDYEARNFWPHQLINLLNCNSFTVIDTNFIVQTFENISGHQPKLVKCVTPILRKLFSLMELIPFVRAIFSVSQICVAKRFNDIVGQ
- a CDS encoding O-antigen ligase family protein is translated as MKSIISRTDHIFIIIFAIVVALPGYFFVSVNDDGQSVDSVFRFIVILVILTLLLFRLLLIRRIAIPKLIVPIFIFVIFGLIVSIIKNPYIAYTPTGVRWFIYGTIVVLFYNIKESVYLLNKYFILTFVIYALSALVDLLTGRSMNINSAMRVVGSVGSAPGLASAIYVTAVGCIFFNYNKLARTILIAFLAFVTILLTKTRFILIVFVVFVLIYLLTVSRTRRKSIGMFIVVTIFILAAFYIFRLSDLSHRFIFNSNELQSDSSTIFRLLILDTVWSQFRFVDIFTGLGLGDFSLWFEKMTGFVGVGPHFEILWLFTETGIVGMLLYFVGYYIFLVKSYQRCVNNFDKRLFFLTFVLIVSMQTSLQFSNPTYFYQVMIPIFMTIGAFLNYTKKSQVNTISG